The sequence CTCAAGACTCACTGAAAAAGTCCGCCAACCGCATAACCTTTTCAGTCAGCCCCTAAAGGGGCTCTTTTTATGACTTTTTCACGGGCTCACCCGTAAACGGGTCTGTCAATTCCTTCAAACTTAGCTGGTCGACAATTATATCTTCTTGTAACTGCTCTCGGATATATTTTGCTATTGCCTCTTTGTTTCGTCCCACCGTATCCACAAAATATCCTTTGCACCAAAAATGCCTGTTTCCATACTTATATTTTAAATTC comes from Propionispora hippei DSM 15287 and encodes:
- a CDS encoding transposase → NLKYKYGNRHFWCKGYFVDTVGRNKEAIAKYIREQLQEDIIVDQLSLKELTDPFTGEPVKKS